A genomic region of Fundidesulfovibrio terrae contains the following coding sequences:
- a CDS encoding response regulator, with protein sequence MSTCTVLLVDDEAEFIDTLGKRLARRGLEVHLAHSGQEALDVVAAQELDVVVLDVKMPGMDGIEALQKIKALKPDLEVLMLTAHANVEVAMRGMELGAFDYLMKPVELDELLYKIQDANKKKCLIA encoded by the coding sequence GTGAGCACCTGCACCGTTCTCTTGGTGGACGACGAGGCCGAATTCATCGACACCCTGGGCAAGCGCCTGGCGCGCCGGGGGCTTGAGGTCCATCTGGCCCACTCCGGCCAGGAGGCCCTGGACGTGGTGGCCGCCCAGGAGCTCGACGTGGTGGTGCTGGACGTGAAGATGCCCGGCATGGACGGCATCGAAGCGCTCCAGAAGATCAAGGCGCTCAAGCCCGACCTGGAGGTGCTCATGCTCACCGCCCACGCCAACGTTGAGGTGGCCATGCGCGGCATGGAGCTTGGGGCCTTCGACTACCTCATGAAGCCCGTGGAACTGGACGAACTGCTGTACAAGATCCAGGACGCCAACAAGAAGAAGTGCCTCATCGCCTGA